A genomic segment from Phormidium ambiguum IAM M-71 encodes:
- a CDS encoding thioredoxin family protein gives MIKNSPNSTIESPEKSPTTVGAKVRNLLIVLATIVLSVAFVLGLRTETSTATLTTLAENSLPLEIAMTNGKPTLVEFYANWCTTCQAMASDMNELEEQYTNKVNFVMLNVDNNKWLPEIERYRVDGIPHFVFFEKEGNAIAQTIGEQPKTIMAANLEALVAGESLPYAKTTGQVSKFTPSVTTNKANSDDPRLHGSQVKN, from the coding sequence ATGATTAAAAATTCACCTAACTCTACAATAGAGTCTCCCGAAAAATCACCGACAACCGTAGGCGCAAAAGTCAGAAATTTGTTAATTGTTCTAGCAACAATTGTTCTTTCAGTTGCTTTCGTTTTAGGACTGCGAACAGAAACAAGTACTGCCACCTTAACCACCTTAGCAGAAAATTCCCTGCCTTTAGAAATCGCCATGACCAATGGCAAACCCACATTAGTAGAGTTTTATGCTAATTGGTGTACAACTTGCCAAGCAATGGCAAGTGATATGAATGAATTAGAAGAACAATATACAAACAAGGTGAATTTTGTCATGCTCAATGTTGATAATAACAAATGGTTGCCAGAAATTGAGCGTTATCGAGTTGATGGAATTCCCCATTTTGTCTTTTTTGAGAAAGAGGGAAATGCGATCGCGCAAACTATCGGCGAACAACCTAAAACTATTATGGCAGCCAATTTAGAAGCCTTAGTTGCAGGTGAATCTTTACCTTATGCTAAAACTACCGGACAAGTTTCCAAATTTACTCCATCAGTCACCACAAATAAAGCTAATTCTGACGATCCAAGATTGCATGGTAGTCAAGTAAAAAATTAA
- a CDS encoding NIL domain-containing protein — protein MKKRVTLIFPKRSVQMPVTYRLAKDFNVAANIIRAQVAPNQIGKLVVELSGDIDALEAAMDWMRSQDIGISLASREILIDEDACVHCGLCTGVCPTEALSLEPETFKLTFMRSRCIVCEQCIPTCPVQAISTNL, from the coding sequence ATGAAAAAACGAGTTACCTTAATTTTCCCCAAACGTTCTGTACAAATGCCAGTAACTTATCGACTGGCGAAAGATTTTAACGTCGCTGCTAATATAATTCGCGCCCAAGTTGCGCCGAATCAAATTGGTAAACTAGTAGTAGAATTATCGGGAGATATTGATGCCCTAGAAGCAGCAATGGACTGGATGCGATCGCAAGATATCGGCATTTCCCTCGCCAGTCGAGAAATATTAATTGACGAAGATGCTTGCGTTCATTGTGGTTTATGTACTGGCGTTTGTCCTACAGAAGCATTATCTTTAGAACCGGAAACATTTAAATTGACATTTATGCGATCGCGTTGCATTGTTTGCGAACAATGTATCCCTACTTGCCCAGTTCAAGCAATTTCTACTAACTTATAA
- a CDS encoding DUF3616 domain-containing protein, whose product MEQILLRFESEFAKSREDLSAITITPGEVLWLGCDENTSIERLTKTDDKTFAEHEIFHLQDFIDLPKGADEEIDIEGMDYANNYIWLVGSHSLKRPKAKSKRTDLENMQKMAEIKREENRYLLARIPVNGDRLCKTYNPPENPEITLTAAKLENTDNGNLLIDALLKDPHLAPFLKSEIPSKENGFDIEGLAVYEDKIFLGLRGPVLRGWAIILEISVEESSPNTLKLKSLGDKLYKKHFVNLSGLGVRELAVDDKDLLVLAGPTMDLDGPVKLYRIENGVNLSEESLLKPTAILDIPFGEGVDHAEGLAFWRNGESQKSLLVVYDSPAKERLQGKDGILIDVFPL is encoded by the coding sequence ATGGAACAAATTTTACTGCGTTTTGAATCTGAATTTGCTAAAAGTAGAGAAGATTTATCGGCAATAACTATAACTCCGGGAGAAGTTTTATGGTTAGGTTGCGATGAAAATACCAGTATTGAAAGGTTGACTAAAACCGATGATAAAACTTTTGCAGAACATGAAATATTTCATCTGCAAGATTTCATCGATTTACCCAAAGGTGCTGATGAAGAAATAGATATTGAAGGAATGGATTACGCTAACAATTATATATGGTTAGTGGGTTCTCATAGTTTAAAACGTCCCAAGGCTAAATCCAAACGAACAGATTTGGAAAATATGCAAAAAATGGCGGAAATTAAACGAGAGGAAAATCGTTATTTATTGGCAAGAATTCCAGTAAATGGCGATCGCTTATGTAAAACATATAATCCTCCCGAAAATCCAGAAATTACCTTAACCGCCGCCAAGTTAGAAAACACAGATAATGGTAATTTACTGATTGATGCTTTACTAAAAGATCCACATTTAGCACCATTTTTGAAAAGCGAAATTCCTTCAAAGGAAAATGGCTTTGATATTGAAGGTTTAGCAGTTTACGAAGATAAAATTTTTCTCGGATTAAGAGGGCCTGTTTTACGTGGTTGGGCAATTATTTTAGAAATTTCAGTTGAGGAAAGTAGCCCAAATACACTAAAATTAAAAAGCTTGGGAGATAAACTTTATAAAAAACATTTTGTCAATCTTTCTGGGTTAGGAGTTAGGGAACTTGCGGTTGATGACAAAGATTTATTAGTATTAGCAGGGCCAACAATGGATTTAGATGGGCCTGTGAAACTTTATCGCATCGAAAATGGGGTAAACTTATCCGAAGAATCTTTGTTAAAACCTACGGCAATTCTAGATATTCCTTTTGGTGAAGGGGTAGATCATGCAGAAGGATTAGCATTTTGGCGTAACGGAGAAAGTCAAAAGTCGCTATTAGTAGTTTACGACTCACCAGCGAAGGAAAGATTGCAAGGAAAAGATGGAATTTTGATTGATGTTTTCCCGCTTTAA
- a CDS encoding DJ-1/PfpI family protein, which produces MAAKKILMLVGDYVEDYEVMVPFQALQMVGHTVHAVCPDKKTGDKVRTGVHDFEGDQTYSEKPGHNFTLNANFAEIDPTTYDALVVPGGRAPEYIRLNQRVLEITRHFAETNKPIAAICHGLQLLAAAGVLEGKSCTAYPACGPDVTLAGGLYVHIPVDEAMVDGNLVTAPAWPAHPRWLAEFLKLLGTRIEHKEMANV; this is translated from the coding sequence ATGGCAGCGAAAAAAATCTTGATGCTGGTTGGTGACTACGTAGAAGACTATGAAGTAATGGTGCCTTTTCAAGCATTACAAATGGTTGGACATACGGTACACGCTGTATGTCCAGATAAAAAAACTGGTGACAAGGTACGAACTGGAGTACATGACTTTGAAGGCGACCAAACTTACTCCGAAAAACCAGGTCACAACTTTACTTTAAATGCTAATTTTGCGGAAATAGATCCCACAACTTATGACGCTTTAGTTGTGCCTGGGGGAAGGGCACCGGAATACATTCGTTTAAATCAAAGGGTATTAGAAATTACCCGCCATTTTGCCGAAACAAATAAACCTATTGCTGCCATTTGTCACGGGTTACAACTGTTAGCTGCTGCCGGAGTTTTAGAAGGAAAAAGTTGTACTGCTTACCCTGCTTGTGGTCCCGACGTTACCTTAGCTGGTGGACTTTATGTACATATTCCAGTAGATGAAGCGATGGTTGATGGTAACTTAGTAACAGCACCAGCTTGGCCTGCACATCCGCGTTGGTTAGCAGAATTTCTTAAGCTTTTAGGCACTCGCATTGAACATAAAGAAATGGCAAATGTTTAA
- a CDS encoding transglutaminase family protein has product MLYHIVHITDYNYQKNVSLRPHTIRLIPRNDAEQKVHKFSLEIDPKPTGICYNSDLEGNVVLQAWFNEPTNFLRVEVSTEIETLRKNPFDYLLEPFALKLPIDYSTSLLTQLSPYLQREYLGSIDPIAYQLAQEILVVSDYQTSIFLNKLNQQIYDNCQYLIRETGDPLPAGITWKEKSGSCRDFAILFMEVCRAVGLAARFVSGYQEGDPDQIERDLHAWVEVYLPGAGWRGYDPTHGLAVSDRHIPLVASIFPSYTVPISGSFSPPGTPFSMTPKISINWN; this is encoded by the coding sequence ATGCTCTACCACATTGTCCATATTACTGATTACAACTATCAGAAAAATGTCAGTTTAAGACCACATACAATTAGGTTAATTCCCCGAAATGATGCTGAACAAAAAGTGCATAAATTTTCCTTAGAAATTGACCCAAAACCAACAGGAATTTGTTACAATTCTGACCTAGAAGGCAATGTGGTATTGCAAGCTTGGTTCAATGAACCAACAAACTTTTTGAGAGTAGAAGTTAGTACAGAAATAGAGACTTTACGAAAAAATCCCTTTGATTACCTTTTAGAACCATTTGCTTTAAAATTACCAATTGATTATTCAACATCCCTGTTAACCCAACTTTCCCCTTATTTACAAAGAGAATATTTGGGAAGTATAGACCCAATAGCCTACCAATTAGCACAGGAAATTTTAGTTGTTAGTGACTATCAAACAAGTATCTTTTTAAATAAATTAAATCAACAAATTTATGATAATTGTCAATATTTAATTCGAGAAACAGGCGATCCTTTACCAGCAGGAATTACGTGGAAAGAAAAATCTGGTTCTTGTCGTGACTTTGCCATTTTATTTATGGAAGTTTGTCGCGCTGTTGGTTTAGCAGCAAGATTTGTTAGCGGTTATCAAGAAGGAGATCCAGACCAAATAGAAAGAGACTTACACGCTTGGGTAGAAGTATACTTGCCGGGGGCAGGTTGGCGAGGTTACGATCCGACACATGGTTTAGCAGTTAGCGATCGCCACATTCCCTTAGTTGCTAGTATCTTTCCCAGCTATACTGTCCCCATCTCCGGCAGTTTTTCCCCACCCGGAACACCTTTTTCCATGACACCCAAAATATCAATAAACTGGAATTAA
- a CDS encoding alpha-E domain-containing protein: MLSRVADAIYWLNRYVERAENIARFIDVNLKLILDSATGIEQQWEPLITITGDLPKFQEKYGKATAESVIQFLTFDNEYPNSILSCLRSARENARSIREIISSEMWEQVNSFYFMVQDAYQQQQTFKAEDFFAEVKMASHLFAGVTDATMSHNEGWHFGRIGRFLERADKTARILDVKYFLLLPSVKDVGSTLDELQWIALLRSASAYEMYRKRGEHRITPFGIADFLILDREFPRSIRFCITHGERSLKEITGIRSGNWTNTAERSLGRLRSELDYITTEDIIKNGLHEYLTHLLQQIYGVGNDIFETFFALKPINEKGSEVIKFGTAEFQQQFSK, translated from the coding sequence ATGTTAAGTCGCGTTGCTGATGCTATTTACTGGTTAAATCGTTATGTGGAAAGGGCAGAAAATATTGCCCGATTCATTGATGTGAATTTAAAATTGATTTTGGATTCTGCTACTGGAATAGAACAACAGTGGGAACCATTAATTACCATAACTGGAGACTTGCCAAAATTCCAAGAAAAATATGGCAAAGCTACAGCAGAAAGTGTAATTCAATTTCTCACATTTGATAATGAATATCCTAATTCTATTCTCTCTTGTTTGCGATCGGCCCGAGAAAATGCGCGATCGATTCGAGAAATTATTTCTTCGGAAATGTGGGAACAAGTCAACTCTTTTTACTTCATGGTGCAAGATGCTTATCAACAGCAACAAACCTTCAAAGCGGAAGACTTTTTTGCTGAAGTAAAAATGGCTAGCCATTTGTTTGCCGGAGTGACTGATGCCACAATGAGTCATAATGAAGGATGGCATTTTGGCAGAATTGGTAGATTTTTAGAACGGGCAGATAAAACAGCACGAATTTTGGATGTAAAATACTTTTTGTTGCTACCTTCGGTGAAAGATGTAGGTAGTACTTTGGATGAATTACAGTGGATTGCATTGTTAAGGTCTGCAAGTGCTTATGAGATGTATCGGAAACGTGGAGAACATCGAATTACACCCTTTGGAATTGCAGATTTCTTGATTTTAGACCGAGAGTTTCCTCGATCGATCCGTTTTTGTATAACTCACGGAGAGCGATCGCTCAAAGAAATTACCGGAATTCGTTCAGGTAATTGGACAAATACCGCTGAAAGGTCTTTAGGTCGCCTACGTTCTGAATTAGATTATATCACAACAGAAGATATAATTAAAAACGGATTACATGAATATCTGACACACTTACTACAGCAAATTTATGGTGTAGGCAACGATATTTTTGAAACTTTTTTCGCCCTAAAACCAATTAATGAAAAAGGTTCCGAAGTTATTAAGTTTGGCACTGCGGAATTCCAACAACAATTTTCCAAATAA
- a CDS encoding circularly permuted type 2 ATP-grasp protein, producing the protein MNFDRYEPGDFYDELFIAKNQPRPEVIPLIERINSLPPDEILQRQEVAQQALFKLGATFNVYSDNQGTERIFPFDVIPRIVSAQEWQVLESGLKQRIYALNCFIADIYESQKIISDGVIPPEVITTSKGLLKPCMGLKPPGGIWCHITGTDLVRDKDGQWYVLEDNLRCPSGISYVLENRRVMKSAFPKVFETMGIRPVDNYPSHLLDTLLNLAPENLPNPTVVVLTPGTYNSAYFEHSFLAQQMGVELVEGRDLVVVDGYLQMRTTKGLKRVDVVYRRIDDDFIDPLTFRRDSTLGVPGLMDVYRAGRVAIANALGTGVADDKVIYAYVPEMIRYYLQEDPILQNVPTYLCWRDKDLNHVLANLETLVVKAANESGGYGMLVGTQSTLEQRQEFAEKIKANPRNYIAQPTICLSRVPTIIDHEFSGCHVDLRPYILYGKDIYVHPGGLTRVALKKGSLVVNSSQGGGSKDTWVLC; encoded by the coding sequence ATGAATTTCGATCGTTACGAACCAGGGGATTTTTACGATGAGTTGTTTATTGCCAAAAATCAACCACGACCAGAGGTAATTCCTTTAATAGAAAGAATTAATTCCTTACCCCCAGATGAGATTTTACAACGACAAGAAGTAGCACAACAAGCTTTATTTAAATTGGGCGCTACATTTAACGTCTATAGCGACAACCAAGGTACGGAAAGAATCTTTCCTTTTGATGTAATTCCCCGAATTGTTTCCGCTCAGGAATGGCAAGTTTTAGAATCAGGTTTGAAGCAAAGAATTTATGCACTCAACTGTTTTATTGCTGATATTTATGAATCACAAAAAATTATTAGTGATGGAGTGATTCCTCCTGAAGTAATTACAACTTCTAAAGGGTTACTCAAACCTTGTATGGGATTAAAACCGCCTGGGGGAATTTGGTGTCATATTACTGGCACAGATTTGGTGAGAGACAAAGATGGGCAATGGTATGTTTTAGAAGATAATTTGCGCTGTCCTTCGGGAATTTCTTATGTTTTGGAAAATCGCCGGGTTATGAAGTCTGCTTTTCCCAAAGTTTTTGAAACAATGGGAATTAGACCTGTTGATAATTACCCCAGTCATTTGTTAGATACATTGTTGAATTTAGCGCCGGAAAATTTGCCAAATCCAACAGTAGTAGTGCTAACTCCCGGAACTTACAATTCTGCTTATTTTGAGCATTCTTTTTTAGCGCAACAAATGGGTGTGGAATTGGTAGAAGGTCGGGATTTAGTAGTTGTTGATGGCTATTTACAAATGCGAACTACTAAGGGTTTAAAAAGAGTTGATGTGGTGTATCGTCGCATTGATGATGATTTTATCGATCCGCTAACTTTTCGCAGAGATTCTACGCTAGGTGTACCGGGATTAATGGATGTTTATCGTGCGGGGAGAGTGGCGATCGCAAATGCACTAGGAACTGGAGTAGCTGATGATAAAGTCATCTACGCTTATGTACCAGAAATGATTCGTTACTATCTCCAAGAAGACCCAATTTTACAAAACGTTCCTACCTATCTTTGTTGGCGCGACAAAGACCTCAATCATGTATTAGCTAATCTAGAAACTTTAGTTGTAAAAGCTGCTAACGAATCTGGCGGTTATGGAATGTTAGTCGGTACTCAATCTACTTTGGAACAAAGACAAGAATTTGCGGAAAAAATCAAAGCAAATCCTCGAAATTACATCGCCCAACCGACAATTTGTTTATCAAGAGTTCCCACAATTATAGACCATGAATTTAGCGGATGTCACGTAGATTTACGACCCTATATTTTATATGGTAAAGATATCTATGTTCATCCCGGTGGTTTAACTAGAGTAGCTTTGAAAAAAGGTTCTTTAGTAGTTAATTCTTCCCAAGGTGGCGGAAGTAAAGATACATGGGTTCTTTGTTAA